The following coding sequences lie in one Cygnus olor isolate bCygOlo1 chromosome 8, bCygOlo1.pri.v2, whole genome shotgun sequence genomic window:
- the SAMD13 gene encoding sterile alpha motif domain-containing protein 13: MLTVDMENKENGSLDVKNSVENGRPPDPADWAVIDVVNYFRTAGFEEQASAFQEQEIDGKSLLLMTRNDVLTGLSLKLGPALKIYEYHVKPLQTQHLKNNSL, from the exons ATGCTAACTGTTGacatggaaaacaaggaaaatggcTCTCTGGATGTCAAAAA TTCAGTAGAAAATGGAAGACCTCCGGATCCTGCTGACTGGGCTGTTATTGATGTTGTGAATTATTTCAGAACAGCTGGATTTGAAGAACAAGCCAGTGCTTTCCAAGAACAG GAAATTGATGGCAAATCGTTACTGTTGATGACAAGAAATGATGTACTGACTGGACTTTCATTAAAACTGGGGCCTGCGCTGAAAATCTATGAATATCATGTAAAACCTCTACAGACACAACATCTAAAGAACAACTCTTTATAG